One genomic segment of Terrihabitans soli includes these proteins:
- a CDS encoding methyl-accepting chemotaxis protein has protein sequence MKFSTTSKIACAVLIAGVIATAATSYMALRTLKIGSPLYAQIILGKDLLADILPPPEYIIESYLEATLAFQDPATADARSKRIAVLKGEYDTRHAYWIPQEFDDAIRDTLIVGAHGPAVQFYDLAEKEFFPALAKGDMGAATVAYKGMSEAYAAHRAKIDEIVKSGTAFVAATEERSHEYNTFTMAAVFGISALMLSLVLGAAWVLIRGFAAPLTRISQGVRSLADGNFDIVLPGLGRKDEIGEIASAVEIFKSKAIDRAKADAELKQSESTRAATAHKQEMMRLGDQFQATAGTIVDKVLEASTRLEATAKELAGHSETTERLSGIVAAASEETSANVQGVASASQQLSSTVAQIGAQVQESTRMAQAAVEQASKTQECVAELSQSAERIGNVVDLIDTIASQTNLLALNATIEAARAGEAGKGFAVVAQEVKALASQTGQATSQIAAQITSMQGATSDAVAAIEGITSTIGKLSEYVGAIASAVEEQGATTREITRSVGEAAKGTAQVASSISEVNTGATETGAASGEVLSSAQSLSRDSSELKVEMEKFLSIVRSA, from the coding sequence ATGAAGTTCAGCACGACATCCAAGATCGCTTGCGCGGTTCTGATCGCCGGGGTCATCGCCACGGCCGCAACCAGCTACATGGCTCTGCGAACGCTGAAAATCGGCAGTCCTCTCTACGCGCAGATCATTCTCGGCAAGGACCTTCTGGCCGATATCCTGCCGCCGCCCGAATACATCATCGAATCCTATCTCGAAGCGACGCTCGCCTTTCAGGACCCCGCGACCGCCGACGCGCGCAGCAAACGCATCGCCGTGCTGAAGGGCGAATACGATACGCGCCACGCCTATTGGATTCCGCAGGAGTTCGACGACGCCATTCGCGACACGCTGATCGTCGGCGCGCATGGTCCCGCCGTGCAGTTCTATGACCTGGCGGAAAAGGAGTTCTTCCCGGCACTCGCCAAGGGCGATATGGGCGCGGCGACGGTCGCCTATAAGGGCATGTCCGAGGCCTATGCCGCCCACCGCGCCAAGATCGACGAGATCGTCAAATCCGGCACCGCTTTCGTCGCCGCGACCGAAGAACGTTCGCACGAATACAATACCTTCACGATGGCCGCCGTCTTCGGCATTTCGGCCCTGATGCTGAGCCTCGTCCTCGGCGCCGCCTGGGTGCTGATCCGCGGATTCGCCGCGCCGCTGACGCGCATTTCGCAAGGCGTGCGTTCGCTCGCCGACGGCAATTTCGACATCGTCCTGCCGGGCCTCGGCCGTAAGGACGAAATCGGCGAGATCGCTTCGGCCGTCGAAATCTTCAAGTCGAAGGCGATCGACCGCGCCAAGGCCGATGCCGAACTCAAACAGTCGGAATCCACACGTGCCGCCACTGCGCATAAGCAGGAAATGATGCGCCTCGGCGACCAGTTCCAGGCAACCGCCGGCACGATCGTCGACAAGGTTCTGGAAGCCTCGACGCGTCTCGAAGCGACGGCCAAGGAACTTGCCGGACATTCGGAGACGACCGAGCGGCTGTCGGGCATCGTCGCTGCGGCCTCCGAGGAAACCTCGGCAAACGTGCAGGGCGTTGCGTCCGCATCGCAGCAGCTCTCCTCGACCGTCGCACAGATCGGGGCGCAGGTGCAGGAAAGCACAAGAATGGCGCAAGCCGCCGTCGAGCAGGCCTCGAAGACGCAAGAATGCGTCGCCGAGCTTTCGCAATCGGCGGAGCGGATCGGCAATGTCGTTGATCTCATCGACACCATCGCCAGCCAGACCAATCTTCTGGCGCTGAACGCCACCATTGAGGCCGCGCGCGCCGGCGAAGCCGGCAAAGGCTTTGCGGTGGTCGCGCAGGAAGTCAAAGCACTCGCCTCGCAGACCGGTCAGGCGACGAGCCAGATTGCGGCGCAGATCACCTCGATGCAGGGCGCGACGAGCGATGCGGTCGCCGCCATTGAAGGCATCACCTCGACCATCGGCAAATTGTCGGAATATGTCGGCGCCATTGCCAGCGCGGTGGAGGAGCAGGGTGCGACGACGCGTGAAATCACCCGCAGTGTCGGCGAAGCCGCCAAAGGCACGGCGCAGGTGGCGTCCAGCATTTCGGAAGTGAACACCGGCGCGACCGAAACCGGCGCCGCCTCCGGCGAAGTTCTGTCGTCCGCACAGTCTCTGTCCCGCGACAGCAGCGAGCTCAAGGTCGAGATGGAGAAGTTCCTCTCCATCGTGCGCTCGGCCTAA
- a CDS encoding fumarylacetoacetate hydrolase family protein — translation MKFFRLSHRNEIRVGLVRGESEGVLLPAQHSDVVDVIEGGKDALAAAKKLLDARDAETISLAGTRLLSPIGRFRRDVLCTGWNYWDHFEEGIGRREGQEVERPTAPTFFTRSPSTVIGPTDPIAFDTGISKKWDYEAEIVAVFGKTGRSIPHSEAMDHVFGYCLANDVSQRDLQRRHGGQWLKGKSIDKTMPIGPWIVTADEIDLPKVRLQCVLNGEIMQDKTADLMAFPLTELIAELSFGMTVNAGEILLTGTPAGVGNARTPPVFLNEGDRVEILGSGLGALTNIMTKQDLLGRSDIVI, via the coding sequence ATGAAGTTCTTTCGTCTGTCTCACAGGAACGAGATCCGCGTCGGCCTTGTGCGCGGCGAGAGCGAAGGCGTTCTGTTGCCGGCACAGCATTCGGATGTCGTCGACGTTATCGAAGGCGGCAAGGACGCGCTTGCCGCGGCGAAGAAACTTCTCGACGCCCGCGACGCGGAAACGATCTCGCTTGCCGGCACGAGATTGCTCTCGCCCATCGGCCGTTTCCGCCGCGATGTCTTGTGCACGGGCTGGAATTATTGGGATCATTTCGAGGAAGGTATCGGCCGCCGCGAAGGTCAGGAAGTCGAGCGCCCCACCGCGCCGACCTTCTTCACCCGCTCGCCTTCAACCGTGATCGGGCCGACCGATCCGATCGCCTTCGATACCGGCATCTCGAAGAAGTGGGATTACGAAGCCGAGATCGTCGCTGTGTTCGGCAAAACCGGCCGCAGCATCCCGCATAGCGAGGCGATGGACCATGTGTTCGGCTATTGCCTCGCGAACGATGTCTCGCAGCGCGATCTGCAGCGCCGCCATGGCGGCCAGTGGCTGAAGGGCAAGAGCATCGACAAAACAATGCCGATCGGCCCGTGGATCGTCACCGCTGACGAGATCGATCTGCCGAAAGTGCGCCTGCAATGCGTGCTCAACGGCGAAATCATGCAGGACAAGACCGCCGATCTGATGGCCTTTCCGCTGACCGAACTCATCGCCGAGCTCTCCTTCGGCATGACGGTCAATGCCGGCGAAATCCTTCTGACCGGAACGCCCGCAGGCGTCGGCAATGCGCGCACGCCGCCGGTGTTTCTCAATGAAGGCGACCGGGTGGAAATTCTCGGCAGCGGCCTTGGCGCGCTGACAAACATCATGACGAAGCAGGATCTTCTCGGACGCTCGGATATCGTTATCTGA
- a CDS encoding SDR family oxidoreductase, whose product MDLNIAGKNALVCASSRGLGRACAEALAAEGVNVTINGINAETLEKTAAEIRARFPSVKVTAVRADITTVEGREALLAACASPDILINNLAGPSPKKLMETNHEDWVAGLEATMIAPLMLTQRVLPAMQERRFGRIINITSAMVTTPRSHQALSSGPRAGLTAVMKGLSLDVAKFNVTVNNLLPERLDTDRQKFMVERLVKLEGITAEQARKKLEGTIPAGRFGAPAEFGAVCAFFCSAHSGFVTGMNIHLDGGAYPALI is encoded by the coding sequence ATGGACCTGAACATTGCCGGCAAAAACGCGCTTGTCTGCGCCTCCAGCCGCGGCCTTGGCCGCGCCTGCGCCGAAGCGCTCGCCGCCGAAGGCGTGAACGTCACGATCAACGGCATCAATGCCGAGACGCTGGAGAAGACGGCGGCGGAGATCCGCGCCCGATTTCCTTCCGTCAAAGTAACCGCGGTGCGCGCCGACATCACAACAGTGGAAGGCCGCGAGGCGCTGCTCGCCGCCTGCGCCTCGCCCGACATCCTGATCAACAATCTCGCCGGCCCCTCGCCGAAGAAGCTCATGGAAACGAACCATGAGGATTGGGTCGCAGGGCTCGAAGCCACAATGATCGCGCCGCTGATGCTGACGCAGCGCGTTCTGCCCGCCATGCAGGAGCGCCGTTTCGGCCGCATCATCAACATCACCTCGGCCATGGTGACGACGCCGCGCTCGCATCAGGCGCTGTCGTCGGGTCCGCGCGCCGGCCTCACCGCGGTGATGAAGGGTCTGTCGCTCGACGTCGCGAAGTTCAACGTGACGGTCAACAATCTCCTGCCCGAGCGTCTGGACACCGACCGCCAGAAATTCATGGTCGAGCGTCTTGTGAAGCTCGAAGGCATCACGGCGGAACAGGCGCGCAAAAAACTCGAGGGCACCATCCCGGCCGGACGGTTCGGCGCGCCCGCCGAGTTCGGCGCGGTATGCGCCTTCTTCTGCAGCGCGCATTCCGGCTTTGTCACCGGCATGAATATCCATCTCGACGGCGGCGCCTACCCGGCGCTCATCTGA
- a CDS encoding polysaccharide deacetylase family protein, whose translation MSDQTKPKEFVPGHDFRWPGGKRIAVMLKVAFEGWSDGKTPAIGPMGNPLKAGFFDSNAHLWAEYGARRGIDRVLRIMERHDVKASVLVSGVIAERWPDAVRRVAEAGHEIVAHSYAMDIVPVYLTEEEERENIQRSIDTIEKACGVRTESWISPRATPSAITNRLLAEYGFKWHGDYLNEDLPYVIRYPNGHEIVAMPTSMEVNDFPLHIRYGNPPRAMLEIFQDTLNYLTEHKDEVEKQDVSIHAHVFGRPAGAWVYEEMIKISKAHPDVWICTRGEAAAHVMKNLKRD comes from the coding sequence ATGAGTGATCAAACGAAACCCAAGGAATTCGTGCCCGGCCACGACTTCCGTTGGCCCGGCGGCAAGCGCATCGCCGTCATGCTGAAGGTTGCGTTCGAGGGCTGGTCGGACGGCAAAACGCCTGCCATCGGCCCGATGGGCAATCCGCTGAAAGCCGGCTTCTTCGACAGCAATGCGCATCTGTGGGCCGAATACGGCGCCCGCCGCGGCATCGACCGCGTGTTGCGCATCATGGAACGTCATGACGTCAAAGCCAGCGTTCTCGTCAGCGGCGTCATCGCCGAGCGCTGGCCGGATGCCGTGCGCCGCGTTGCCGAAGCCGGCCACGAGATTGTCGCCCACTCCTACGCCATGGACATTGTGCCGGTCTATCTGACCGAAGAAGAAGAACGCGAAAACATCCAGCGCTCGATCGATACCATCGAGAAAGCGTGCGGCGTGCGCACCGAAAGCTGGATCTCGCCGCGCGCAACGCCGAGCGCGATCACGAACCGTCTTCTCGCCGAATACGGTTTCAAATGGCACGGCGATTATCTCAACGAAGATCTTCCTTATGTGATCCGCTATCCCAACGGCCACGAGATCGTCGCGATGCCGACCTCGATGGAAGTCAACGATTTCCCGCTGCACATCCGCTACGGCAACCCGCCGCGCGCCATGCTCGAGATCTTCCAGGACACGCTGAACTATCTCACCGAACACAAGGATGAGGTCGAAAAGCAGGACGTGTCGATCCACGCCCATGTCTTCGGCCGTCCGGCCGGCGCCTGGGTCTATGAAGAGATGATCAAGATTTCGAAGGCGCATCCGGACGTCTGGATCTGTACCCGCGGCGAAGCTGCGGCGCATGTCATGAAGAACCTGAAGCGAGACTGA
- a CDS encoding tripartite tricarboxylate transporter permease, which produces MDIWAHLSLGFSTAVTPENLMYCLIGTTLGTLIGVLPGIGPVATIAMLLPLTFNLDAVPSLIMLAGIFYGAQYGGSTTAILLNLPGETSSVVTAIDGHKMAAQGRAGPALATAALGSFFAGTVATCVVILFAPPLAAFALQFNSGDYFALIVLGLIASVALASGSVVNALAMLTVGLLLGVTGRDIYTGAARFTYGSFELSDGLNFVAIAMGLFGLAEVMRNLDQMRTGRRNVYPVSRLMLNREEFRRVIAPVLRGTALGSLLGILPGGGATLSSFSSYALEKKVSRYKSEFGHGAIEGVAGPESANNAAAQTSFIPMLTLGIPSNSTMALMVGALIIQGIQPGPNVVTLRPDLFWGLIFSMWIGNLMLVVLNLPLIGIWVKLLRIPYHFMYPAIIVFCCIGVYSVNNTFLDVYIMIGFGVVGYVLSKLRCDPSPLLFGFVLGPLLEEHLRRAMLYSRGDPLVLLQNPISAGLLFAAAVLLVLTVLPAIGKRREEIFKEED; this is translated from the coding sequence CCACCATCGCGATGCTTCTGCCGCTGACTTTCAATCTCGACGCTGTTCCCTCGCTGATCATGCTCGCCGGCATTTTCTACGGCGCGCAATATGGCGGCTCGACGACCGCGATCCTGCTCAATCTGCCGGGCGAAACATCCTCCGTCGTCACCGCCATCGACGGCCACAAAATGGCGGCGCAAGGCCGCGCCGGTCCGGCGCTCGCAACCGCGGCTTTGGGTTCGTTCTTTGCCGGCACGGTCGCAACCTGCGTCGTCATCCTGTTCGCGCCGCCGCTCGCCGCCTTCGCGCTGCAATTCAATTCCGGCGATTATTTCGCGCTGATCGTGCTCGGCCTCATCGCCTCCGTGGCGCTCGCCTCGGGCTCGGTCGTCAACGCGCTCGCAATGCTCACCGTCGGGCTTCTTCTCGGCGTGACGGGCCGCGACATCTATACGGGAGCCGCGCGCTTCACTTATGGCTCGTTCGAGCTCAGCGACGGCCTGAACTTCGTTGCGATTGCCATGGGCCTGTTCGGCCTTGCCGAAGTCATGCGCAATCTCGATCAGATGCGCACCGGCCGCCGCAATGTCTATCCGGTGAGCCGCCTGATGCTGAACCGCGAAGAGTTCAGGCGCGTCATTGCGCCGGTTCTGCGCGGCACGGCGCTCGGCTCCCTGCTCGGCATTCTGCCCGGCGGCGGCGCAACGCTCTCCTCCTTCTCGTCCTACGCACTCGAAAAGAAGGTCTCGCGCTACAAATCGGAATTCGGTCACGGCGCCATCGAGGGCGTTGCCGGTCCCGAAAGCGCCAACAATGCCGCGGCGCAGACCTCGTTCATTCCGATGCTGACGCTCGGCATTCCGTCGAATTCGACCATGGCGCTCATGGTCGGCGCGCTGATCATTCAGGGCATTCAGCCCGGGCCGAATGTCGTGACGCTGCGTCCCGATCTCTTCTGGGGCCTGATCTTCTCGATGTGGATCGGCAATCTGATGCTCGTTGTCCTCAATCTGCCGCTGATCGGCATCTGGGTGAAGTTGCTGCGCATCCCCTATCACTTCATGTATCCGGCGATCATCGTCTTCTGCTGCATCGGCGTTTACAGCGTCAACAACACCTTCCTCGACGTCTACATCATGATCGGCTTCGGCGTTGTCGGATACGTGCTCAGCAAACTGCGCTGCGATCCCTCACCGCTTCTGTTCGGCTTCGTGCTCGGCCCGCTTCTCGAAGAGCATCTCCGGCGCGCCATGCTCTATTCGCGCGGCGATCCGCTCGTTCTTCTGCAAAACCCGATTTCGGCCGGGCTGCTGTTTGCAGCCGCGGTCCTGCTCGTTCTGACCGTGCTTCCGGCCATCGGCAAGCGGCGCGAGGAAATCTTCAAGGAGGAGGATTGA